A single genomic interval of Burkholderia sp. HI2500 harbors:
- a CDS encoding thioesterase family protein, whose protein sequence is MTTHLSPAAEPRLRSAYEGQKARPYDPAAPIATPLELHRCTVQPEWVDYNGHMSESCYLLVFGDSSDAFFRYFGIDDDYREAGCSIYSAETHIRHLREAMLGEPLRLTVRLLDMDDRRLHVFHSMHHATTGAPLATGEQLLTHVDMRAKRSAPFPAAIRRHLDAIHAEHARAPHEPHAGRAIAIRRPTPASR, encoded by the coding sequence ATGACGACCCACCTCAGCCCCGCCGCCGAGCCGCGCCTGCGCTCGGCCTACGAAGGACAGAAGGCGCGTCCGTACGACCCCGCCGCACCGATCGCGACGCCCCTCGAACTGCATCGCTGCACCGTGCAGCCCGAGTGGGTCGATTACAACGGCCACATGAGCGAGTCGTGCTATCTGCTCGTGTTCGGCGACAGCAGCGATGCGTTCTTCCGCTACTTCGGCATCGACGACGACTATCGCGAGGCCGGCTGCTCGATTTACTCGGCGGAAACGCATATCCGCCACCTGCGCGAAGCGATGCTCGGCGAACCGCTCAGGCTCACGGTGCGGCTGCTCGACATGGACGACCGGCGGCTGCACGTGTTCCATTCGATGCACCATGCGACGACGGGCGCGCCACTCGCGACCGGCGAGCAACTGCTGACCCACGTCGACATGCGCGCGAAACGCTCCGCGCCGTTCCCGGCCGCGATCCGCCGGCATCTCGACGCGATTCACGCCGAACATGCGCGCGCGCCGCACGAGCCGCATGCGGGCCGCGCGATCGCGATCCGCCGCCCGACGCCCGCTTCACGCTGA
- a CDS encoding aldehyde dehydrogenase, with translation MQTNDTWRTRASQLDIESRAFVDGTFRDAHDGATFACTSPIDGRALAQVAHCRQADADLAVAAARRAFESGAWRDASPRERKRVMLRWAALIREHADDLALLETLDTGKPIGDTTTIDIPSTAYCAEWFAEAIDKTGGEVAPADAHLVGLVTREPIGVVAAVVPWNFPAMIAMWKCAPALAAGNSVVLKPSEKSPLSALRLAALAAQAGLPAGVLNVLPGFGDAGEALARHPDVDCIAFTGSTAVGHKVMRCAADSNLKRVWLELGGKSPQIVLPDCPDLERAARTVAHAVFYNTGQMCTAGSRLLVHRAIRDELVARVLAIAPEYAPGDPLSPATRMGSLIDAAQVERVLGYVDAGRDEATLLAGGKRARAGSGGQYVEPTVFDCPRADARIVREEIFGPVLAVTAFDDLDMAIAHANDTRYGLAASVWTANLTTAHETARRLRAGTVWVNGYEETDDMNFPFGGFKESGNGRDNSLHALEKYTELKSTVIRLR, from the coding sequence ATGCAGACGAACGACACCTGGCGCACGCGCGCCAGCCAGCTCGACATCGAATCCCGCGCATTCGTGGACGGTACGTTCCGCGACGCGCACGACGGCGCCACCTTCGCCTGCACGAGCCCGATCGACGGCCGTGCGCTCGCACAGGTCGCGCATTGCCGGCAGGCCGACGCCGACCTCGCGGTCGCGGCCGCGCGGCGCGCATTCGAAAGCGGTGCGTGGCGCGACGCGTCGCCGCGCGAGCGCAAGCGCGTGATGCTGCGCTGGGCCGCGCTGATCCGCGAGCACGCGGACGATCTCGCGCTGCTCGAAACGCTCGACACCGGCAAGCCGATCGGCGACACGACCACGATCGACATCCCGTCGACCGCTTACTGCGCCGAGTGGTTCGCCGAAGCGATCGACAAGACGGGCGGCGAAGTCGCGCCGGCCGACGCGCATCTCGTCGGGCTCGTCACGCGCGAGCCGATCGGCGTGGTCGCGGCGGTCGTGCCATGGAATTTCCCCGCGATGATCGCGATGTGGAAATGCGCGCCGGCGCTCGCGGCCGGCAACAGCGTCGTGCTGAAGCCGTCGGAGAAATCGCCGCTCAGTGCGCTGCGACTCGCCGCGCTGGCCGCGCAGGCCGGGCTGCCGGCCGGCGTGCTGAACGTGCTGCCGGGCTTCGGCGATGCGGGCGAAGCGCTCGCGCGGCATCCGGACGTCGACTGCATCGCATTCACCGGCTCGACCGCGGTCGGCCACAAGGTCATGCGCTGCGCGGCCGATTCGAACCTGAAGCGCGTGTGGCTCGAACTCGGCGGCAAGTCGCCGCAGATCGTGCTGCCCGACTGTCCGGATCTCGAACGCGCGGCGCGCACCGTCGCGCATGCGGTGTTCTACAACACCGGGCAGATGTGTACGGCGGGTTCCCGTTTGCTCGTCCATCGCGCGATCCGTGACGAACTCGTTGCGCGCGTGCTCGCGATCGCCCCCGAGTACGCGCCCGGCGATCCGCTGTCGCCCGCTACGCGCATGGGCAGCCTGATCGATGCCGCGCAGGTCGAACGCGTGCTCGGCTACGTCGACGCGGGCCGCGACGAGGCGACGTTGCTCGCGGGCGGCAAGCGTGCGCGCGCCGGGAGCGGCGGCCAGTACGTCGAACCGACCGTGTTCGACTGCCCGCGTGCCGACGCGCGGATCGTGCGCGAGGAGATTTTCGGGCCGGTGCTGGCGGTCACGGCGTTCGACGACCTCGATATGGCCATCGCGCACGCGAACGACACGCGCTACGGGCTGGCGGCATCGGTATGGACGGCCAACCTGACGACCGCGCACGAAACCGCGCGCCGGCTGCGGGCCGGCACGGTGTGGGTGAACGGCTACGAGGAAACCGACGACATGAACTTCCCGTTCGGCGGCTTCAAGGAATCGGGCAACGGGCGCGACAACTCGCTGCACGCGCTGGAGAAATATACGGAGTTGAAATCGACGGTGATTCGGTTGCGGTGA
- a CDS encoding type II toxin-antitoxin system VapC family toxin — MKFLLDTHAVIAILKGEPAMLARLRTYQPADFGMPAIVAHELYYGAYKSHRAAANVARVEALQFEVVSFDVEDAQHAGEIRAHLTAAGTPIGPYDALIAGQARARRLVLVTHNVREFARVPGLQVEDWLAEAREN, encoded by the coding sequence ATGAAATTTCTGCTGGATACCCATGCCGTAATCGCCATCCTGAAAGGCGAGCCGGCCATGCTGGCCCGGCTGCGCACGTATCAGCCAGCAGATTTCGGCATGCCGGCGATCGTCGCGCATGAACTCTATTACGGCGCCTACAAGAGCCACAGAGCGGCTGCGAACGTGGCACGTGTCGAGGCACTTCAGTTCGAGGTGGTGTCGTTCGATGTCGAAGATGCTCAGCACGCCGGCGAGATTCGTGCGCATCTGACTGCGGCGGGCACCCCGATCGGTCCGTACGATGCGTTGATCGCCGGGCAGGCACGCGCTCGGCGTCTGGTGCTCGTCACCCATAACGTGCGCGAGTTTGCGCGAGTCCCGGGGCTACAGGTCGAGGATTGGCTCGCCGAGGCGCGTGAAAACTGA
- a CDS encoding antitoxin, with amino-acid sequence MDTAKLFKHGGSQAVRLPKDFRFDTTEVRIRRHGSSVILEPVPQDWAWLTPLIGPVDADFEAAATTEPAAQERPDPDVFE; translated from the coding sequence ATGGATACTGCCAAGCTTTTCAAGCATGGCGGATCGCAGGCTGTCCGTCTGCCGAAGGATTTCCGCTTCGACACGACCGAGGTCCGGATTCGTCGCCACGGTTCGTCCGTGATTCTCGAGCCGGTGCCGCAAGACTGGGCATGGCTCACGCCGCTGATCGGCCCGGTCGACGCCGATTTCGAAGCCGCCGCCACGACCGAGCCTGCCGCTCAGGAACGCCCGGATCCGGACGTATTTGAATGA
- a CDS encoding alpha/beta hydrolase, which translates to MTDVLPLTTDPESSLQYRLRPATGRPAARLLLLHGVGGNETNLLNLADVIDPRVEIAFLRAPLAFGPDQHAWFPVRFGPNGPEIDAARADASRLKLITLLRGFRGNDDAGTALPTVIAGFSQGGIMSASVGLTSPQDVTAFAVLCGRILPEIDPLIAPRDALRPLHALIVHGRADDKLPVAWADTADAKLTALGVAHDTRLYAAGHELTAEMAGDFGRWVGERTGLN; encoded by the coding sequence ATGACCGACGTCCTGCCGCTGACCACCGATCCCGAGTCGAGCCTCCAGTACCGGCTGCGCCCGGCCACCGGCCGCCCCGCTGCCCGCCTGTTGCTGCTGCATGGCGTCGGCGGCAACGAAACCAACCTGCTGAACCTGGCCGACGTCATCGATCCGCGCGTCGAGATCGCCTTCTTGCGCGCCCCGCTCGCGTTCGGGCCCGACCAGCACGCGTGGTTCCCGGTGCGCTTCGGCCCGAACGGCCCCGAAATCGACGCGGCCCGTGCGGACGCGAGCCGACTCAAGCTGATCACGCTGCTCCGCGGCTTCCGTGGCAACGATGACGCAGGCACCGCGTTGCCGACGGTGATTGCCGGCTTCAGCCAGGGCGGCATCATGAGCGCGAGCGTCGGCCTCACGTCGCCGCAGGACGTCACCGCATTTGCAGTGCTGTGCGGGCGCATCCTGCCCGAAATCGATCCGCTGATCGCGCCGCGCGATGCCCTTCGCCCGCTCCATGCGCTGATCGTGCACGGCCGCGCCGACGACAAGCTGCCCGTCGCGTGGGCCGACACCGCCGACGCAAAACTCACGGCGCTCGGCGTCGCGCACGATACGCGGCTGTACGCGGCCGGCCACGAGCTGACCGCGGAGATGGCCGGCGATTTCGGCCGCTGGGTCGGCGAACGCACCGGATTGAACTGA
- a CDS encoding amino acid permease: protein MTHSSERPADPAGGADSRHADPDAMFASHEAGYAKQLKPRHVQMIAMGGAIGTGLFLGAGGRLQHAGPALALVYLVCGVFAFLIMRALGELVMHRPTSGSFVSYAREFMGERASFVAGWMYYLNWATTGIVDITAVAIYMKYWAVFTDVPQWVFALGALGIVSVMNMIGVKVFGEMEFWFSLVKVGTLAVFLAVGTVFLASGHPVAGQMPGLHLVADHGGIFPHGILPAVLIVQGVVFAYASIELVGVAAGETADARKVLPKAINSVMWRIALFYVGSVVLLTMLLPWTAYSAHESPFVTFFSKLGVPYVGTVMNVVVLTAALSSLNSGLYSTGRVLRSLAMGGSAPRFVSRMNARGVPYGGILITVAINAIGVPLNYIVPAQAFEIVLNMASLGIITTWGFIVMCQILFRRAVDRGELKAVSFRMPGAPFTSWLTLAFLVGVLVLMAFDYPGGTWTIATIPVVVLALVIGWKLAKRGAAREQAADALASSATRAVADPVRGA from the coding sequence ATGACCCACAGCAGCGAGCGCCCGGCCGATCCGGCCGGCGGCGCGGATTCCCGACATGCCGACCCCGATGCGATGTTCGCGTCGCACGAAGCCGGCTATGCGAAGCAGTTGAAGCCCCGGCACGTGCAGATGATCGCGATGGGCGGCGCGATCGGCACGGGCCTCTTTCTCGGTGCGGGCGGGCGCCTGCAGCACGCGGGGCCCGCGCTCGCGCTCGTGTACCTCGTCTGCGGCGTGTTCGCGTTCCTGATCATGCGCGCGCTCGGCGAGCTCGTGATGCACCGGCCGACCAGCGGCAGCTTCGTGTCGTATGCACGGGAGTTCATGGGCGAACGCGCCTCGTTCGTCGCGGGCTGGATGTACTACCTGAACTGGGCGACCACCGGCATCGTCGATATCACCGCGGTCGCGATCTACATGAAGTACTGGGCCGTGTTCACGGACGTGCCGCAGTGGGTGTTCGCGCTCGGCGCGCTCGGAATCGTGTCGGTGATGAACATGATCGGCGTGAAGGTGTTCGGCGAGATGGAGTTCTGGTTCTCGCTCGTCAAGGTGGGGACGCTCGCGGTGTTCCTCGCGGTCGGCACCGTGTTTCTCGCGAGCGGCCATCCGGTCGCCGGGCAGATGCCGGGGCTTCACCTGGTCGCGGATCACGGCGGGATCTTCCCGCACGGCATCCTGCCGGCCGTGCTGATCGTGCAGGGCGTCGTGTTTGCCTACGCGAGCATCGAGCTCGTCGGCGTCGCGGCGGGCGAGACGGCCGATGCGCGCAAGGTCTTGCCGAAAGCCATCAACAGCGTGATGTGGCGCATCGCGCTGTTCTACGTCGGCTCGGTCGTGCTGTTGACGATGCTGCTGCCGTGGACGGCGTACAGCGCGCACGAAAGCCCGTTCGTGACGTTCTTCAGCAAGCTCGGCGTGCCGTACGTCGGCACCGTGATGAACGTCGTGGTGCTGACCGCCGCGCTGTCGAGCCTGAACTCCGGCCTCTATTCGACCGGGCGCGTGCTGCGCTCGCTCGCGATGGGCGGATCGGCGCCGCGCTTCGTGTCGCGGATGAACGCACGCGGCGTGCCGTACGGCGGGATCCTGATCACGGTCGCGATCAATGCGATCGGTGTGCCGCTGAACTACATCGTGCCGGCGCAGGCATTCGAGATCGTGCTGAACATGGCGTCGCTCGGGATCATCACGACGTGGGGCTTCATCGTCATGTGCCAGATCCTGTTCCGTCGTGCGGTCGATCGCGGCGAGCTGAAGGCGGTGTCGTTCCGGATGCCCGGCGCGCCGTTCACGTCGTGGCTCACGCTGGCCTTCCTCGTCGGCGTGCTGGTGCTGATGGCCTTCGACTATCCGGGCGGCACGTGGACCATCGCGACGATTCCGGTTGTCGTGCTCGCACTGGTGATCGGCTGGAAGCTCGCGAAGCGTGGCGCGGCGCGGGAGCAGGCGGCGGATGCGCTTGCATCTTCGGCCACGCGCGCCGTTGCCGATCCGGTGCGGGGCGCCTGA
- a CDS encoding aspartate ammonia-lyase yields the protein MTENGFRVEADLLGKRSIPNEAYYGVHTLRAKENFDISGRTIASLPYFVMALAAVKEAAADANCELGLLPRPYRDAIAAACVEIREGRLHDQFVVDIIQGGAGTSTNMNANEVICNRALELMGHARGQYEYLHPNEHVNLAQSTNDVYPTAIRVATCFAVEHLLEAMARLRDAFAERADAFAGLLKLGRTQLQDAVPMTLGQEFSTYAVMLTEDIARLQEAGWLIREINLGATAIGTGITAHPQYAEKALAALRRITGLDLSTAPNLIEATQDCGAFVQVSGVLKRIAVKLSKICNDLRLLSSGPRAGFGEINLPPVQAGSSIMPGKVNPVIPEVVNQVAFEVFGNDLTVTFAAEAGQLQLNAFEPVIASALFRSFSHLTAACTTLAQRCVSGITANPERLRETMERSVALATALNPYIGYKRATAVAAEAHATGKSIREVVLEREWMTAAQVEEALQPEALIRPRVL from the coding sequence ATGACAGAAAACGGCTTCCGCGTCGAAGCGGATCTTTTAGGTAAGCGAAGCATCCCGAATGAGGCCTACTACGGCGTCCATACGCTGCGCGCGAAGGAGAATTTCGACATTTCGGGCCGCACCATCGCGTCGCTGCCTTACTTCGTGATGGCGCTCGCCGCGGTGAAGGAGGCCGCGGCCGACGCGAACTGCGAGCTCGGGCTGCTGCCGCGGCCGTACCGCGATGCGATCGCCGCCGCGTGCGTCGAGATCCGCGAAGGGCGCCTGCACGACCAGTTCGTCGTCGACATCATCCAGGGCGGGGCCGGCACGTCGACCAACATGAACGCGAACGAGGTGATCTGCAACCGCGCGCTCGAACTCATGGGGCACGCGCGCGGGCAGTACGAATACCTGCATCCGAACGAGCACGTGAACCTCGCGCAGAGCACCAACGACGTCTATCCGACCGCGATTCGCGTGGCGACCTGCTTCGCGGTCGAGCACCTGCTCGAAGCGATGGCGCGCCTGCGCGATGCGTTCGCGGAGCGGGCCGACGCGTTCGCCGGCTTGCTGAAGCTCGGCCGCACGCAGCTGCAGGACGCGGTGCCGATGACGCTCGGCCAGGAATTCTCGACCTACGCGGTGATGCTGACGGAAGACATCGCGCGCCTGCAGGAAGCCGGCTGGCTGATTCGCGAGATCAACCTCGGCGCGACCGCGATCGGCACGGGGATCACCGCGCATCCGCAGTACGCGGAGAAGGCGCTCGCGGCGCTGCGGCGCATTACCGGGCTCGACCTGAGCACCGCGCCGAACCTGATCGAAGCGACCCAGGATTGCGGCGCGTTCGTGCAGGTGTCGGGCGTGCTCAAGCGGATCGCCGTGAAGCTGTCGAAGATCTGCAACGACCTGCGGCTGCTGTCGAGCGGCCCGCGCGCGGGGTTCGGCGAGATCAACCTGCCGCCCGTGCAGGCCGGCTCGTCGATCATGCCCGGCAAGGTCAATCCGGTGATCCCGGAAGTCGTCAACCAGGTTGCCTTCGAGGTGTTCGGCAACGACCTGACCGTGACCTTCGCGGCCGAGGCCGGACAGCTTCAGTTGAACGCGTTCGAGCCGGTGATCGCCAGCGCGCTGTTCCGCAGCTTCAGCCACCTGACGGCCGCCTGCACGACGCTCGCGCAGCGGTGCGTGAGCGGGATCACCGCGAACCCCGAACGGCTGCGCGAAACGATGGAGCGCTCGGTCGCGCTCGCGACCGCGCTGAACCCGTACATCGGCTACAAGCGCGCGACCGCCGTGGCGGCCGAAGCGCACGCGACCGGCAAGTCGATCCGCGAGGTCGTGCTGGAGCGCGAGTGGATGACCGCCGCGCAGGTCGAGGAAGCGCTGCAACCCGAAGCACTGATCCGGCCGCGCGTGCTTTGA
- a CDS encoding LysR family transcriptional regulator, with protein MKKGARETGIDHMGAMRAFVRVVETGSFSAVAKEMHVSTSTVARKVTAIEEALGVALLHRSTHSVTLTEAGHIYLERAVTLIADLDDTLRVVAELNAQPSGPLKLTAPVAFGRRHLAPLVAPFLARYPTIQLDVRLTDNHNDLVAGGFDLDIHEGENYLDNLVVHRLSRNDSILCATPGYLDRCGRPATPDDLKQHNCLRYVHPEGDPRWDLVNGDAHHSVLPAGNLVTDHSELLLEATCAGLGIAEFEIWLVRDLLASGRLEAVLPRYRLQNRLTGEYIYIAYLANRRSSAKLRVLKDFLAEHLAHIGELSALELTKIRGASV; from the coding sequence ATGAAAAAAGGCGCGAGGGAAACCGGCATCGACCACATGGGCGCGATGCGCGCGTTCGTCAGGGTGGTCGAAACGGGGAGTTTTTCGGCGGTCGCCAAGGAGATGCACGTGTCGACGTCCACCGTCGCACGCAAGGTCACGGCCATCGAGGAGGCGCTCGGCGTCGCGCTGCTGCACCGCTCCACGCATAGCGTGACGCTCACCGAAGCCGGCCACATCTACCTGGAACGCGCCGTCACGCTGATCGCCGATCTCGACGACACCTTGCGCGTGGTCGCCGAGCTGAATGCGCAGCCGAGCGGCCCGCTGAAGCTCACCGCGCCGGTGGCGTTCGGCCGCCGCCATCTCGCACCGCTGGTCGCGCCGTTCCTCGCGCGCTACCCGACGATCCAGCTCGACGTGCGGCTCACCGACAACCACAACGACCTCGTGGCCGGCGGCTTCGATCTCGACATTCACGAAGGCGAGAACTACCTGGACAACCTCGTCGTCCACCGCCTGTCGCGCAACGACAGCATCCTGTGCGCGACGCCCGGCTATCTCGACCGCTGCGGGCGCCCGGCCACGCCCGACGACCTCAAGCAACACAACTGCCTGCGCTACGTGCATCCGGAAGGCGATCCGCGCTGGGATCTCGTGAACGGCGACGCGCATCACAGCGTGCTGCCGGCCGGCAACCTCGTCACCGACCATTCGGAGCTGCTGCTCGAAGCGACCTGCGCGGGGCTCGGCATCGCGGAGTTCGAGATCTGGCTGGTGCGCGACCTGCTCGCGAGCGGGCGGCTCGAAGCCGTGCTGCCGCGCTACCGGCTGCAGAACCGGCTGACCGGCGAATACATCTACATCGCGTATCTGGCGAACCGGCGCAGCTCGGCGAAGCTGCGCGTGCTGAAGGACTTTCTCGCGGAACACCTCGCGCATATCGGCGAGTTGTCGGCGCTGGAGCTGACGAAGATTCGCGGCGCGAGCGTGTAG
- a CDS encoding asparaginase, translating into MDTQRAAVVTYRGDAIENTHVAHVAVVDARGRLLARFGDPFRMTLARSAAKPAQALSVLETGAPERFGFDDADIALMCASHSSEDRHIERTRAMLAKVAAHESDLRCGGHPPLSDAVYRAWIKRDYTPTGVCSNCSGKHVGMLAGAQAIGAAIADYHLPEHPMQVRVKHVVADACGLRDDEVEWGIDGCNLPTPAFSLDRLARLYASLADGADTVEAGGDAISDRVRALARIHHAMTAYPELVAGEGRYCTVLMNAFGGQVVGKLGADACYGIGVRASERTRALGADGALGISVKIEDGNLDVLYMVVSELLERLQIGTAEQRAPLAGFHRPRMLNTQGVEIGHATFPFELQAA; encoded by the coding sequence ATGGACACCCAACGCGCAGCAGTCGTCACGTACCGAGGCGATGCGATCGAGAACACGCACGTCGCCCATGTGGCGGTGGTCGATGCACGCGGCCGGCTGCTGGCCCGGTTCGGCGATCCGTTCCGGATGACGCTCGCGCGCTCGGCGGCCAAGCCGGCGCAGGCGCTGTCGGTGCTCGAGACGGGCGCGCCCGAGCGCTTCGGCTTCGACGATGCGGACATCGCGCTGATGTGCGCATCGCACAGCAGCGAGGACCGGCACATCGAACGCACGCGCGCGATGCTCGCCAAGGTCGCCGCGCACGAATCGGACTTGCGTTGCGGCGGCCATCCGCCGTTGTCGGACGCGGTGTACCGCGCGTGGATCAAGCGCGACTACACGCCGACCGGCGTGTGCAGCAACTGCTCGGGCAAGCACGTCGGGATGCTGGCCGGCGCGCAGGCGATCGGCGCCGCGATCGCCGATTACCATCTCCCCGAGCATCCGATGCAGGTGCGCGTGAAGCATGTGGTGGCCGACGCGTGCGGGCTGCGCGACGACGAGGTCGAGTGGGGCATCGACGGGTGCAACCTGCCGACACCGGCGTTTTCGCTGGACCGGCTCGCGCGGCTTTACGCATCGCTGGCCGACGGGGCGGATACGGTGGAAGCGGGCGGTGACGCCATCTCCGATCGCGTCCGCGCGCTGGCGCGCATTCATCATGCGATGACCGCGTATCCGGAGCTGGTTGCCGGCGAAGGGCGCTATTGCACGGTGCTGATGAACGCGTTCGGCGGGCAGGTGGTCGGAAAGCTCGGCGCCGATGCGTGCTACGGGATCGGCGTGCGGGCGTCCGAGCGCACGCGGGCGCTGGGCGCCGATGGCGCGCTCGGCATCTCGGTGAAGATCGAGGACGGCAATCTCGACGTGCTCTACATGGTCGTCAGCGAGCTGCTCGAGCGGCTGCAGATCGGCACGGCCGAGCAGCGCGCGCCGCTGGCCGGCTTCCATCGGCCGCGGATGCTCAACACGCAGGGTGTCGAGATCGGGCACGCCACGTTCCCGTTCGAATTGCAGGCGGCTTGA
- a CDS encoding TonB-dependent receptor translates to MPAQFKTRPRALVSALTCSAFLTPLLASAETAPAPAPAAGQPAPSADVQATLPTIHVQSTAPSDMQVKRSPSYKFTAPLLDTPRSVTVIPEQLIKEKNVTSFADALRSVPGITFLGGDAAANPSADRPVIRGFESRNSIFVDGMRDSGLQNRETFAVEQISVIKGPDSVYAGRGSVGGSIDIVTKTPKNDNFINSSIGFGTDGYKRATVDANHKINDTTAVRLNVMGHDANQAGRNDVYNKRWGVAPSIVFGLNTPTTVTVSYYHMNSYDMPDFSVPFRASGGTPVPTDRGQFFGLNTRDYRYGQTDTAQVRVEHKLNDDWKLKNTTMFGRSTLDYVATNPQISTKYPDRLGMQAKSGKYATNGVANQTEITGRANLFGMQHTMTAGVEFSQEQNRYEGYLVSDASGTNLRSGDICVTSPAFCAPISGGWNPNMPWTGNIVLNGDKGFPGATTNTRTTTASAYIFDTVKLTEQWLFNAGLRFDRYDTTAKQAGVADLSNTSNLFSYQFGLVYKPVRNVSLYASYGTSSNPPGSNGGLGGGTDQLTANTLNLSPERTRNIEIGAKWDVLDEQLSLTSALFDTEKTNAQVPDGLGRQVNAGKQRVRGAEFGFAGNLTPKWHVFGGYSYLNAITTDAGPGSPGASGLPMVMVPKHNFTLWTSYDVMPKLTLGAGATVMSQTYASVSATTKKWTPGYARFDAAATWRVNKTMDVQLNVQNLFDKKYYASAYPIYATWAPGRSAMVTLNFYQ, encoded by the coding sequence ATGCCCGCCCAGTTCAAGACGAGGCCTCGCGCCCTCGTGTCGGCGCTGACCTGCTCCGCGTTCCTGACCCCGCTGCTCGCTTCCGCCGAAACCGCCCCTGCTCCCGCACCCGCCGCCGGCCAGCCGGCCCCGTCCGCCGACGTGCAGGCGACGCTGCCGACGATCCACGTCCAGTCGACCGCGCCGTCGGACATGCAGGTGAAGCGTTCGCCGTCGTACAAGTTCACCGCGCCGCTGCTCGACACGCCGCGCTCGGTCACGGTGATCCCCGAGCAACTGATCAAGGAAAAGAACGTCACGTCGTTCGCGGACGCGCTGCGCTCGGTGCCGGGCATCACGTTCCTCGGCGGCGATGCGGCCGCGAACCCGTCGGCCGATCGCCCGGTGATCCGCGGCTTCGAATCGCGCAACTCGATCTTCGTCGACGGGATGCGCGACTCGGGGTTGCAGAACCGCGAAACGTTCGCGGTCGAGCAGATCAGCGTGATCAAGGGCCCGGATTCGGTCTACGCGGGCCGCGGCTCGGTGGGCGGCAGTATCGACATCGTCACGAAGACGCCGAAGAACGACAACTTCATCAACAGCAGCATCGGCTTCGGCACCGACGGCTACAAGCGCGCGACGGTCGACGCGAACCACAAGATCAACGACACGACGGCCGTGCGCCTGAACGTGATGGGTCACGACGCGAACCAGGCCGGCCGCAACGACGTGTACAACAAGCGCTGGGGCGTCGCGCCGTCGATCGTGTTCGGGCTGAATACGCCGACCACGGTCACGGTCAGCTACTACCACATGAACTCGTACGACATGCCGGACTTCAGCGTGCCGTTCCGCGCGTCGGGCGGCACGCCGGTGCCGACCGATCGCGGGCAGTTCTTCGGGCTGAACACGCGCGACTACCGCTACGGGCAGACCGACACCGCCCAGGTGCGCGTCGAGCACAAGCTCAACGACGACTGGAAGCTGAAGAACACGACGATGTTCGGCCGCTCGACGCTCGATTACGTGGCGACGAACCCGCAGATCTCAACCAAGTACCCCGACCGACTCGGCATGCAGGCAAAGAGCGGCAAGTACGCGACCAACGGTGTCGCCAACCAGACCGAGATTACCGGCCGAGCAAATCTGTTCGGCATGCAGCACACGATGACCGCTGGTGTGGAGTTCAGTCAGGAGCAGAACCGCTACGAGGGGTATCTCGTCTCGGACGCTTCAGGCACGAACCTCCGCTCGGGAGACATCTGCGTCACATCGCCAGCGTTCTGTGCACCAATCTCTGGCGGATGGAATCCAAACATGCCGTGGACCGGCAATATCGTGCTGAATGGAGACAAGGGCTTCCCCGGCGCGACGACGAACACCCGTACGACCACCGCGTCAGCGTACATCTTCGACACGGTGAAACTGACCGAACAATGGTTGTTCAATGCAGGTTTGCGCTTCGACCGCTACGATACGACGGCCAAACAGGCCGGCGTCGCCGACCTGTCAAACACGTCAAATCTGTTCAGTTACCAGTTTGGTCTCGTGTACAAACCCGTCCGCAATGTCAGCCTCTACGCATCCTATGGCACGTCGTCGAACCCACCCGGTTCGAACGGTGGCCTTGGCGGCGGAACTGATCAGCTCACGGCAAACACGCTGAACCTGTCGCCGGAACGCACGCGAAACATCGAAATCGGAGCGAAGTGGGACGTGCTGGATGAGCAACTTTCGTTGACCTCTGCACTCTTTGACACCGAGAAAACCAACGCTCAAGTCCCCGATGGGCTCGGTCGCCAGGTTAATGCCGGCAAACAGCGTGTTCGCGGCGCGGAATTCGGCTTCGCGGGCAACTTGACGCCGAAGTGGCACGTGTTCGGCGGCTACTCGTACCTGAACGCGATCACGACCGACGCCGGCCCCGGCAGCCCGGGCGCATCGGGCCTGCCGATGGTGATGGTGCCGAAGCACAACTTCACGCTGTGGACGAGCTACGATGTGATGCCGAAGCTCACGCTCGGCGCGGGTGCGACGGTGATGAGCCAGACCTATGCGTCGGTATCGGCGACGACGAAGAAATGGACGCCCGGCTACGCACGCTTCGACGCGGCTGCGACGTGGCGCGTGAACAAGACGATGGACGTGCAGCTCAACGTGCAGAACCTGTTCGACAAGAAGTATTACGCGAGCGCGTATCCGATCTACGCGACGTGGGCGCCGGGCCGTTCGGCGATGGTCACGCTCAACTTCTATCAGTAA